From Drosophila nasuta strain 15112-1781.00 chromosome X, ASM2355853v1, whole genome shotgun sequence, one genomic window encodes:
- the LOC132795236 gene encoding myb-like protein AA, whose product MDNSMEKRGSNGNANFNNMTDEQLQQWHTAFLTEAQRENYVNHNLEIVRHYRTEAIARAPAFDIERNAISAAIARHGLWMPPPPNSVAQSESSPQCTMTSTAAAAAASSQEEGQPPPQRRPRIEQPQTQQQQQQLPCDVAASRGSVSGASASNYGHYVALAHIFSDTYATRAEPVNGIINNVNANANANTNANRNNSNNNADDDREDSNINEVALTETIDSLGLRRT is encoded by the exons ATGGATAACTCGATGGAGAAGCGAGGATCCAATGGCAATGCTAACT TTAACAATATGACAGATGAGCAATTGCAACAGTGGCACACAGCATTCCTAACGGAGGCGCAACGTGAGAATTATGTGAACCATAATTTGGAAATAGTTCGTCACTATCGAACCGAAGCGATTGCTCGAGCCCCTGCCTTTGATATTGAACGCAATGCGATCAGTGCAGCAATCGCCCGCCACGGTCTTTGGATGCCGCCGCCCCCCAACAGTGTGGCGCAATCCGAAAGCAGTCCGCAATGCACAATGAcatcaacagctgcagcagcagcagcatcatcgcAGGAGGAGGGACAACCGCCGCCACAGCGAAGACCCCGCATTGAGCAGCCCCAaacccagcagcaacagcagcagttgccatGCGATGTGGCAGCCAGCAGGGGCAGCGTCAGTGGCGCAAGTGCATCCAACTATGGCCACTATGTCGCCTTGGCCCACATCTTCTCCGACACATATGCGACACGAGCGGAGCCAGTCAATGGCATTATTAACAATGTCAATGCTAATGCGAATGCTAATACAAATGCCAATAGAAATaacagtaataataatgctgACGATGATCGAGAGGATTCGAATATTAATGAAGTTGCGTTAACGGAGACGATCGATAGCCTGGGCTTGCGTCGCACTTAA
- the LOC132795234 gene encoding uncharacterized protein LOC132795234 isoform X4 produces MGAVKSICIYFGSKLEETAEETAKAPRSIMRRVVTKKEIESYLSTPKIGKGTFGEVYRGTLDDGDVAIKVLQVTEDTKEKAELEITTMRTVKHKNIVEFIAELYEIPKLYLIFEFMDGPSLHKIIHNYNDHKYTNKDAINWLTQAAEYFIPLLGP; encoded by the exons ATGGGCGCAGTCAAAAG tatatgtatatattttggcAGCAAACTTGAAGAAACTGCAGAAGAAACTGCAAAAGCACCTCGAAGTATCATGAGAAGAGTGGTCACTAAAAAGGAAATTGAATCCTATTTGTCAACGCCAAaa aTTGGCAAAGGCACCTTTGGAGAAGTCTATAGAGGTACTTTGGATGACGGAGATGTGGCTATCAAAGTGCTACAAGTAACCGAAGATACAAAAGAGAAGGCTGAACTAGAAATTACAACAATGCGAACggttaaacataaaaatatcgTTGAATTTATTGCCGAATTGTATGAAATACCAAAGCTTTATTTGATATTCGAATTCATGGATGGTCCATCTCTTCACAAAATCATACATAACTACAATGATCATAAGTATACAAACAAGGATGCCATTAACTGGCTAACTCAAGCAGCCGAG TATTTTATACCTTTATTAGGGCCTTAA
- the LOC132795234 gene encoding putative mitogen-activated protein kinase kinase kinase 7-like isoform X1: protein MGAVKSICIYFGSKLEETAEETAKAPRSIMRRVVTKKEIESYLSTPKIGKGTFGEVYRGTLDDGDVAIKVLQVTEDTKEKAELEITTMRTVKHKNIVEFIAELYEIPKLYLIFEFMDGPSLHKIIHNYNDHKYTNKDAINWLTQAAEGLNHLHSLTPKLIHRDVKPKNILLNSDKSIVKLCDFGNVRPRGSCMSNESGTYRYMAPEVYNSVKYTEKCDVYSFAITAWEVYSRTVSTEKLSLEGIPKYTHKLLERSWRTEPKTRPTMKEILEDLKKTDFCENSLRCTRIEGLSSSTQK from the exons ATGGGCGCAGTCAAAAG tatatgtatatattttggcAGCAAACTTGAAGAAACTGCAGAAGAAACTGCAAAAGCACCTCGAAGTATCATGAGAAGAGTGGTCACTAAAAAGGAAATTGAATCCTATTTGTCAACGCCAAaa aTTGGCAAAGGCACCTTTGGAGAAGTCTATAGAGGTACTTTGGATGACGGAGATGTGGCTATCAAAGTGCTACAAGTAACCGAAGATACAAAAGAGAAGGCTGAACTAGAAATTACAACAATGCGAACggttaaacataaaaatatcgTTGAATTTATTGCCGAATTGTATGAAATACCAAAGCTTTATTTGATATTCGAATTCATGGATGGTCCATCTCTTCACAAAATCATACATAACTACAATGATCATAAGTATACAAACAAGGATGCCATTAACTGGCTAACTCAAGCAGCCGAG GGCCTTAATCATCTACATAGCTTAACACCAAAGCTAATTCATCGTGATGTGAAGCCAAAAAACATACTCCTCAATAGTGACAAGAGTATTGTAAAGCTCTGTGATTTCGGAAATGTAAGGCCGCGTGGCTCTTGTATGTCAAACGAGTCTGGCACATACCGGTATATGGCACCTGAA GTCTACAATAGtgtgaaatataccgaaaaatgtGATGTTTATAGCTTCGCAATCACCGCTTGGGAAGTCTACAGCCGGACGGTGTCCACAGAAA aACTATCGTTAGAGGGCATACCAAAGTATACGCACAAATTGCTGGAGAGGAGCTGGAGAACGGAGCCAAAAACCCGACCGACCATGAAAGAAATTCTGGAAGACTTAAAGAAAACTGATTTCTGTGAAAACTCTCTTAGATGCACTCGCATTGAGGGGCTATCTTCGTCTACCCAAAAATAG
- the LOC132795234 gene encoding putative mitogen-activated protein kinase kinase kinase 7-like isoform X2 yields MGAVKSKLEETAEETAKAPRSIMRRVVTKKEIESYLSTPKIGKGTFGEVYRGTLDDGDVAIKVLQVTEDTKEKAELEITTMRTVKHKNIVEFIAELYEIPKLYLIFEFMDGPSLHKIIHNYNDHKYTNKDAINWLTQAAEGLNHLHSLTPKLIHRDVKPKNILLNSDKSIVKLCDFGNVRPRGSCMSNESGTYRYMAPEVYNSVKYTEKCDVYSFAITAWEVYSRTVSTEKLSLEGIPKYTHKLLERSWRTEPKTRPTMKEILEDLKKTDFCENSLRCTRIEGLSSSTQK; encoded by the exons ATGGGCGCAGTCAAAAG CAAACTTGAAGAAACTGCAGAAGAAACTGCAAAAGCACCTCGAAGTATCATGAGAAGAGTGGTCACTAAAAAGGAAATTGAATCCTATTTGTCAACGCCAAaa aTTGGCAAAGGCACCTTTGGAGAAGTCTATAGAGGTACTTTGGATGACGGAGATGTGGCTATCAAAGTGCTACAAGTAACCGAAGATACAAAAGAGAAGGCTGAACTAGAAATTACAACAATGCGAACggttaaacataaaaatatcgTTGAATTTATTGCCGAATTGTATGAAATACCAAAGCTTTATTTGATATTCGAATTCATGGATGGTCCATCTCTTCACAAAATCATACATAACTACAATGATCATAAGTATACAAACAAGGATGCCATTAACTGGCTAACTCAAGCAGCCGAG GGCCTTAATCATCTACATAGCTTAACACCAAAGCTAATTCATCGTGATGTGAAGCCAAAAAACATACTCCTCAATAGTGACAAGAGTATTGTAAAGCTCTGTGATTTCGGAAATGTAAGGCCGCGTGGCTCTTGTATGTCAAACGAGTCTGGCACATACCGGTATATGGCACCTGAA GTCTACAATAGtgtgaaatataccgaaaaatgtGATGTTTATAGCTTCGCAATCACCGCTTGGGAAGTCTACAGCCGGACGGTGTCCACAGAAA aACTATCGTTAGAGGGCATACCAAAGTATACGCACAAATTGCTGGAGAGGAGCTGGAGAACGGAGCCAAAAACCCGACCGACCATGAAAGAAATTCTGGAAGACTTAAAGAAAACTGATTTCTGTGAAAACTCTCTTAGATGCACTCGCATTGAGGGGCTATCTTCGTCTACCCAAAAATAG
- the LOC132795234 gene encoding mitogen-activated protein kinase kinase kinase 7-like isoform X3: protein MRRTVTKQEIERFLSTNEIGRGTFGVVYKGALCDGDVAIKVLHVTEDTKEKAEREITTMRTVKHENIVEFIAELDEIPKLYLIFEFMDGPSLHKIIHNHNDHKYTNGDAINWLTQAAEGLNHLHSLTPKVIHRDVKPKNILLNSKKSIVKLCDFGNVRQLGSCMSNESGTYRYMAPEVYNDGVKYTEKCDVYSFAITAWEVYSRTNAYGPDKQNYQTLLTKVSTEDWRPSLEGIPEYTHDLLKRSWSNEPTTRPTMKEILEDLKKTDFCENSLRCTRIEGLSSSTQK, encoded by the exons ATGAGAAGAACTGTCACTAAACAGGAAATTGAACGCTTTCTGTCAACGAATGAA ATTGGCAGAGGCACCTTTGGAGTAGTCTATAAAGGTGCTTTATGTGACGGAGATGTGGCTATCAAAGTGCTACACGTAACCGAAGATACAAAAGAGAAGGCTGAACGAGAAATTACAACAATGCGAACGGTTAAACATGAAAATATCGTTGAATTTATTGCCGAATTGGATGAAATACCAAAGCTTTATTTGATATTCGAATTCATGGATGGTCCATCTCTACACAAAATCATACATAACCACAATGATCATAAGTATACAAACGGGGATGCCATTAACTGGCTAACTCAAGCGGCCGAG GGCCTTAATCATCTGCATAGCTTAACACCAAAGGTAATTCATCGTGATGTGAAGCCAAAAAACATACTCCTCAATAGTAAAAAGAGTATTGTAAAGCTCTGTGATTTCGGAAATGTAAGGCAGCTTGGCTCTTGTATGTCAAACGAGTCTGGCACATACCGGTATATGGCACCTGAA GTCTACAATGATGGcgtgaaatataccgaaaaatgtGATGTTTATAGCTTCGCAATCACCGCTTGGGAAGTCTATAGCCGGACGAATGCTTATGGACCCGATAAACAAAACTATCAGACACTTCTTACTAAGGTGTCCACTGAAG ATTGGCGACCATCGTTAGAGGGCATACCAGAGTATACGCACGATTTGCTGAAGAGGAGCTGGAGTAACGAGCCAACAACCCGACCGACCATGAAAGAAATTCTGGAAGACTTAAAGAAAACTGATTTCTGTGAAAACTCTCTTAGATGCACTCGCATTGAGGGGCTATCTTCGTCTACCCAAAAATAG
- the LOC132796866 gene encoding mitogen-activated protein kinase kinase kinase 7-like yields the protein MRRTVTKQEIERFLSTREIGRGTFGVVHKGTLDDGDVAIKVLHVTEDTKEKAEREITTMRTVKHENIVEFIAELDEKPKLYLIFEFMDGPSLHKIIHNHNDHKYTNGDAINWLTQAAEGLNHLHSLTPKLIHRDVKPKNILLNSDKSIVKLCDFGNVRPRGSCMSNESGTHRYMSPEVYNGVEYTEKCDVYSFAITVWEVYSRTNAYGSDIPNDHKLLTKVSTENWRPLLEGIPEYTHDLLKRSWSNEPTSRPTMKEILEDLKKTDFCENSIKQTLITAVSPS from the exons ATGAGAAGAACGGTCACTAAACAGGAAATTGAACGCTTTCTGTCAACGAGAGAA ATTGGCAGAGGCACCTTTGGAGTAGTCCATAAAGGTACTTTGGATGACGGAGATGTGGCTATCAAAGTGCTACACGTAACCGAAGATACAAAAGAGAAGGCTGAACGAGAAATTACAACAATGCGAACGGTTAAACATGAAAATATCGTTGAATTTATTGCCGAATTGGATGAAAAACCAAAGCTTTATTTGATATTCGAATTCATGGATGGTCCATCTCTACACAAAATCATACATAACCACAATGATCATAAGTATACAAACGGGGATGCCATTAACTGGCTAACTCAAGCAGCCGAG GGCCTTAATCATCTGCATAGCTTAACACCAAAGCTAATTCATCGTGATGTGAAGCCAAAAAACATACTCCTCAATAGTGACAAGAGTATTGTAAAGCTCTGTGATTTCGGCAATGTAAGGCCGCGTGGCTCGTGTATGTCAAACGAGTCTGGCACACACCGGTATATGTCTCCTGAA GTCTACAATGGCGtggaatataccgaaaaatgtGATGTTTATAGCTTCGCAATCACCGTTTGGGAAGTCTACAGCCGGACAAATGCTTATGGAtccgatataccaaatgatcaTAAACTTCTTACTAAGGTGTCCACTGAAA ATTGGCGACCATTGTTAGAGGGCATACCAGAGTATACGCACGATTTGCTGAAGAGAAGCTGGAGTAACGAGCCAACATCCCGACCGACCATGAAAGAAATTCTGGAAGACTTAAAGAAAACTGATTTCTGTGAAAACTCTATTAAGCAGACACTCATAACTGCTGTCAGCCCAAGCTGA